The nucleotide sequence CTCCCCCGCGTTCCCGCAGCGTGCGGCGCGCGGCGGGCAGGTAGAGCAGGGCGCTGAGGGCAAGCAGGGCAAGCAGCACATCGGCGTTGACCGTCTCGCTGCCGCGGAGGAGCGCAGCGGTGACCAGGGGCACACACGCAGCGGCCAGCGCCAGCCACGTCCCCGCCCGCCACACCGCCGCGGGTGACCCGGTCTGCCGGGCCTCCCGCGCGGCCAGCACCCCTGCTCCCCCGAACCCCAAGAGGAACGCCAGGGGAAGCAGCCGCAAGAAGGTCTCCAGCTCGGAGGCCATACCCCAGCATACGGGGAAGAGGGCCGCCCCGGGTGTGTGAGCGGCCCTCTGAGTGGCGGAACGGGAGGGATTCGAACCCTCGATACGGTTGCCCGTATACACGCTTTCCAGGCGTGCCCCTTCAACCACTCGGGCACCGTTCCAGCGCCCAGCAGAGTAGCGGAGGCGCCGAGGAATTGCAACCGGAAAGCGGCGGCGGCAACAAGGAAAAAAGTCGTCGCCTTCCCTGGCCCTGCACCAGGAACACGGCAGTCGCCCCGAGGCGCACAATGGCAGCGGAGGTTTCCATGACCGCAAGACGGGGGATCGCTGCCGGATTTGCCCTCCTGAGTATGACAACCGCCGCTGAACCCGGCGTTCCCTCGCTGGGCGGTGTGGTCTTCTGCACCCCAGGCGTCGAAGGTTCTGCCTCGGTGGAGGATGCGAGACACTTTCTGCCGGACGACACGGCGCAGCGGCTTGCCCAACGGGTGGAGACGACGTTGCAGGCAGAGGGCGTGCTGGTTCCCGGAACGTCGTGCCTGGACGGGACGCCGGGCAGCGCCTACGTCGCGGTCAAGGTACGGGTGCCGCTGTCCGGCAGTTCGGTCAACCGGGGCTACGTGGTGTTCGTGACGGCTTATGCCCTGGCTGATGGGCCAAGGGCCGCGCCGGTGCTCTGGCAGAAGCACGGGTTCGGCGTGACCTCCCTCGAGGGAGAGGCGCTGCAGGGCCGCCTCCTGGAGGTGACGCGCCTGCTGCTGAACGAGTTCGTGGAGGCCTATCGGGCCGCGAACCGGTAGGGCGGTGCGGGCCTGGGGTGGGGCAGGGCCTGGACCTCGCCCTTCAGGCGAGCCCCCGCAGGGCTTGAAGCAGCAATTCCCCCTCGACCGCCTGCACCCGTGCCTTGAGGGTGGCGACCGTGTCCCCCGGCAGCACGGGCACCCTGCGTTGTGCCAGCACCGGTCCCTCGTCGATTCCGGCAGTGACGAGGTGAACGGTCGCGCCCGACTCCGCATCCCCGGAGGCCAGCACCGCCTCATGCACCCGGTCACCGTACATGCCGCGCCCGCCGTGCCGAGGCAGCAGGCTGGGGTGAACGTTGAGAAGCCGTTCCGCGTAGGCCGAAAGCACTCGCGGCCCCAGCGCCTTCATGTACCCGCTGAGGACGAGGGTGTCTACCCCCGCCTCTTGCAGAAAGTCTGCGATGGCGGCGTCCAGCGCGTCTGGATCGGGGTACTTCACGCTGCTGAGGTGTGCCGTTCTGAGCCCCGCCTCCCGCGCCCAGGCCAGCGCGGGGCTGCCGCTGTTGTTGCTGGCCAGCGCGAGCGGCACGGCGTCCAGCCGGCCATCCCGGCACGCCCCCGTCAGAAAGCGGGCGGCGCTGCCCCCGTGGGAGGCGAGGAAGCCGAGCCTCATGGGCGCTCCGCACCCGTTATGGGGAGGGATGAGCAGGGGACGAAAAGGGCCCGGGTTTCCTCCCCTTCCGTCACTTCCCGAGCTCCTGCAGCAGATACGCGCTCGTCAGAATCCCGTTGTGATAGTCCTCCAGGGCAAAGCTCTCGTTCGGGGAGTGAGGGGCGTCCTCATTCAGGCCGAAGTCCACCAGCAGAACGGGCGCGCCCAGGAGGGAACGAAAAGCCGCCACGATGGGGATGCTGCCGCCCGTGCGGGCGAAGGCGGCGGGCTTGCCGTACACACGCCTCAGGGCGCGGTCAGCGGCCTGGACGTAGGGCGAGTCGAGGTCCACCTTGACGGGCTGGCCGCCGTGCAGGGCCCTGACCTCGACCTGCACGCCCTGGGGCGCGAGGGTGGGGACGTACTCCTGGACGAGACGGGTGATGCGCTCGGGGTCCTGGCCGGGCACCAGGCGCATAGAAACTTTTGCCCCGGCCTTTGCGGGAATCACCGTCTTGCTGCCCTCGCCCTGGTAGCCGCCCCAGATGCCGTTGACGTCCAGCGTAGGCCGCGCCCAGAGGCGTTCGAGGGTGCTGTAGCCCGCCTCGCCGGGGAGGGCCGGCACGCCGATGGACCTCGCGAATGCCTCGTCACTGTGCGGGAGTTTGGCCCACATCTCCCGCTCCTGAGGCGTGGGCTCCTCCACGCCGTCGTAGAAGCCGGGAATGGTGATTCGGCCCTGCTCGTCCTTGAGCCGGGAGATGATCTGGCAGAGGGCATGGATGGGGTTGGGGGCGGCCCCGCCGTAGCTGCCGCTGTGGAGGTCACGGTTCGCGCCCTGGACGTGAATCTCCACGTAGCTCAGGCCCCGCAGCCCGTAGGTGACGGTGGGCACGTCCGGCGCGAAGCGGCTGCCGTCGGAAATCACGATGACATCTGCCTTCAACTCCTGGGCGTGCTCGCGCAGGTACGCTTCCAGGTTGGGGCTGCCGATCTCCTCCTCGCCCTCGAGCAGAAACTTCACATTCACCGGGAGCGGCCCGGCCTGGAGGAGCAGTTCTGTGCCGCGCACGTGTGCGTACGCCTGCCCCTTGTCGTCCGTCGCACCGCGGGCATAGACGCGTCCCTCACGCACGGTGGGCTCGAAGGGCGGCGTCACCCATTCCTCCAGGGGCGCTTCGGGCTGCACGTCGTAGTGCCCGTAGATCAGCACCGTGGGCTTGCCGGGGGCGTCTTGCCGCTCGGCATACACCACGGGATGCCCGGCGGTCTGGTCCACCCGCGCCTTGAAGCCGAGCGCCGCCAGCTTGTCGCGCAGAAAGGCGGCCGCCCGCGCCACATCCGCCCCGTACGCGGGGTCCGCGCTCACGCTGGGAATGCGCAGCAGCTCGAACAGTTCGCGTTCGGCGTCCTGGCGTTGATGGAGGGCAGCGAGATCGGCGGTTGAGGTCATGGAGGGATGATAGCGGGGGTGGGAGGGGCACCGGGTCTGTTCGCGCCTCCACCAACTTCACCTTTCGCCACCTTCAAAATCCTTGCTTCCCGTATACTCAAACAAGGTATGCCTGCGGATTCCAAGCAACGCCCCGTCTACGTGATCTCGGTCGCCGCCGAGCTGGTGGACATGCATCCGCAGACGCTGCGGCTCTACGAGCGCAAGGGTCTGATCCGCCCGGGGCGCAGCAGCGGCAAGACGCGGCTGTACTCGGAGCGCGACATCGAGCACCTGCGCGAGATTCGCCGCCTCACCCAGGAGCTGGGCGTCAACCTGGCGGGCGTCGAGGAGGTCATGCGGCTCCAGCGCGAACTCGACGACCTCCAGGGCGAGTTCGAGGCCGAGATTGAGCGGCTGGAGGACGAGTTGCGCGAACGCGCGGCGCCTCCCGCGCTGCCCGCTCCGGATGGCAAGGTCGATCCCAAGGACCGGCCCGTCTATGTCATCAGCATCGCCGCCGAGTTGGTGGACATGCACCCGCAGACCCTGCGGCTCTACGAGCGCAAGCAGCTCATCCGCCCGGGGCGCAGCAGCGGCAAGACGCGGCTGTACTCGGAGCGCGACATCGAGCACCTGCGCGAGATTCGCCGCCTCACCCAGGAGCTGGGCGTCAACCTGGCGGGCGTCGAGGAGATCATGCGGCTGCGGCACAAGCTGGAGGCGGCAAGGGCCCGCATGGAGGGCAACGTGCGCCGTCTTCAGCAGGACATCAGCGACCGAATGACGAGTTGGCGCGCCCTCCCCGGCGCGAAGCCGGACGCCCGGCAGCAGGAGCGCAACGAGGACACGGACGGCGGCGGAGACGACGAAGACAGCCCATGAGCGTGCTCGCCGGAGTGCCGCAGCGGCCCGGCCTCGCCGGGGCAGGGAGGGAGCTGTGCCGCTGCCGTCACGACGAACGAGATCGGCCTCACGGTAGGGGAGCCCTCGGGGAGGAGCCGTGACGCTGGCCACCGACCGGCTGTGGGTGATGGCCGACGTTCACGGCGCCCTGGGCAAGTTGCGCGGGCTGCTTCAGGACGCGGGCCTGACCGACGCGGAGGACCGCTGGCGAGGGGGCGCGGCGCACCTCGTCTTTCTGGGGGACTATCTGGACCGCGGGCCGGATGGGGCGGGCGTCATCCGGCTCATTCGCAGACTGGAGGTGGGGGCGCGAGCGGCAGGCGGACAGGTGACGGCGCTGCTGGGGAACCACGAGGTGATGTTCCTGGCCGCCCTGCGCTTTGGGGCCGCAGGCGAACCGGACCGCTACGGCTTTCGCGAGTACTGGCTGTCAAACGGGGGGCAGCTCCACGATGCAGCTCGCCTGGAGCCCGCTGACCGGGCATGGTTGGAGAGGCGGCCAGCCCTGGCCCGCGTGGGGCGCTGGCTGCTGCTGCATGCCGACTCCACCCTGTACCTGCACCTGGGCGGGAGCGTGGATATGGTGAATGCGCACGTCGCGCGCCTTCTTCAGAGCCCTCGGCCCGAAGTCTGGGGCCACTTTGCGAGCGCGTTTGCAGATCGCCTCGCCTTTGCGGACGTGGGGGGAGCGGAGGCGGCCCGGCGGCTCCTGAGGACCTTTGGCGGTCAGTGGCTCGCGCACGGGCATACCCCCATTCCGCTGCTGATCGGGCAGGAGGAGGCCGAGCCCGTCGCCCCGCTCGCCCCGGTGGTCTACGCGGGCGGACAGTGCGTGGCGCTGGACGGCGGCCTGGCCTACTGGGAGGCGGCGGGGTTGATCGCCCGGCTGAATGACCGGGGGGTGGCCGAGGTCGTGCCCTACCGCGCGCCCGGGGTGGAGCCGCAGGGCTGAGCGCCGGGCCAAGGGGGTAGACTCGTGCCCGTGAGAACGTACAAGGTCGAGGTCGGGAACGTGACGCGCGAACTGCCGGTGGTGCCGGTTGCTCCTGGCGTCAGCGTGGCCCTCTTTAACATGCTGGGCGACACCGAGGTGACGGAGGCCGCCGGGCGTGAGCTGGCCCGCCGCCTCCCCGAAGGCATCGACGTGCTGGTTACGCCGGAGGTCAAGGCGCTCTCGCTCGCCCACGTCATCAGCCGCGAGAGCGGCAAGCCCTACATCGTGATTCGCAAGACCCAGAAGCCCTACATGGTGGACCCCATCGCGCGCGAGGTCGTGAGCATCACCACCGGCCGACCCCAACTGCTGGTGCTTGACGGCTTCGACGTCCCCAAGATCCGCGGGAAGAAGGTCGCCATCGTGGATGACGTGGTGTCGAGCGGCGGCACGCTGCACTCCCTGCGGCAGATCATCGAGGAGGTCGGTGGCGAGGTCGCAGCGGTCGTCGCCGTCTTTACGGAGGGACAGGAGCGCCCGGACGTGACCGCGCTCGGCCATCTGCCCCTCTTTGAGTGAGCGCCTGACCTTTTCCTGACACAGCAGTGACGTGCGCCTGACAGGCGGCCTCCACCCTATGAGGCATGAAGAAGACCCTCGTGCTGGGCCTGGCCCTGATGACTGCTGGCAGCGCCGCCGCGCAGAGCCTGACGGGAGCAGGAGCAAGCTTTCCCTATCCCCTCTACTCCAAGATGTTCGCCGAGTACAAAAAGGCGACCGGGGTAGACGTGAACTACCAGTCGGTCGGCAGCGGCGCGGGGCAGAAGCAGATCACCGAGCGCACCGTGGACTTTGCCGGAAGCGATAACCCCATGAGTGACGAGGCGCTGCGGGCCGCGCCCGGCAAGCTGCTGCACGTGCCGACGGCGATTGGGGCCGTGGTGCCCGCCTACAACGTTCCCGGCGTCACCCAGCCCCTCAAGTTTACTGGCCGGGTGCTTGCCGACATCTACCTGGGCAAGATTAAAACCTGGAACGACCGGGCCATCACGGCGCTCAACCCCGGCGTGACCCTGCCTCCGCTCCCCATCACCGTCGCCCGCCGCAGCGACGGGTCAGGAACCACCTACGTCTTTTCTGACTACCTCAGCAAGGTTTCTTCCGAGTGGAAGAGCCGGGTCGGCGTGGGGAATAGCCTGCAGTGGCCTGTGGGCACCGGCGCCAAGGGCAACGACGGGGTAGCGGGCGTCGTCAAGAGCACGCCCGGCGCGATCGGGTACGTGGAACTGGTGTACGCCAAGCAAAATAAGCTCCCCTTCGGCAGCGTGCAGAACCGCGCCGGGAAGTTCGTGCTTGCCGACAACGGCCCCGCCAGCGCCGCCGCCAGGGGCGTCGTGATTCCCGCCGATACCCGGGTGAGCCTCACGAACAGCGCGAACGCCGACGCCTACCCCATCGCCAGCTTCACCTACGTGATCTTCTATCAGGATCAGAAGTACGGTAACCGCACGGA is from Deinococcus sp. YIM 77859 and encodes:
- the hspR gene encoding heat shock protein transcriptional repressor HspR, fused homodimer type; this encodes MPADSKQRPVYVISVAAELVDMHPQTLRLYERKGLIRPGRSSGKTRLYSERDIEHLREIRRLTQELGVNLAGVEEVMRLQRELDDLQGEFEAEIERLEDELRERAAPPALPAPDGKVDPKDRPVYVISIAAELVDMHPQTLRLYERKQLIRPGRSSGKTRLYSERDIEHLREIRRLTQELGVNLAGVEEIMRLRHKLEAARARMEGNVRRLQQDISDRMTSWRALPGAKPDARQQERNEDTDGGGDDEDSP
- a CDS encoding metallophosphoesterase produces the protein MTLATDRLWVMADVHGALGKLRGLLQDAGLTDAEDRWRGGAAHLVFLGDYLDRGPDGAGVIRLIRRLEVGARAAGGQVTALLGNHEVMFLAALRFGAAGEPDRYGFREYWLSNGGQLHDAARLEPADRAWLERRPALARVGRWLLLHADSTLYLHLGGSVDMVNAHVARLLQSPRPEVWGHFASAFADRLAFADVGGAEAARRLLRTFGGQWLAHGHTPIPLLIGQEEAEPVAPLAPVVYAGGQCVALDGGLAYWEAAGLIARLNDRGVAEVVPYRAPGVEPQG
- the pstS gene encoding phosphate ABC transporter substrate-binding protein PstS → MKKTLVLGLALMTAGSAAAQSLTGAGASFPYPLYSKMFAEYKKATGVDVNYQSVGSGAGQKQITERTVDFAGSDNPMSDEALRAAPGKLLHVPTAIGAVVPAYNVPGVTQPLKFTGRVLADIYLGKIKTWNDRAITALNPGVTLPPLPITVARRSDGSGTTYVFSDYLSKVSSEWKSRVGVGNSLQWPVGTGAKGNDGVAGVVKSTPGAIGYVELVYAKQNKLPFGSVQNRAGKFVLADNGPASAAARGVVIPADTRVSLTNSANADAYPIASFTYVIFYQDQKYGNRTEAQAKALKNLLTWMVTEGQEYNEGLDYARLPANVVSKARSIIGSMTYGGKRL
- a CDS encoding dipeptidase, yielding MTSTADLAALHQRQDAERELFELLRIPSVSADPAYGADVARAAAFLRDKLAALGFKARVDQTAGHPVVYAERQDAPGKPTVLIYGHYDVQPEAPLEEWVTPPFEPTVREGRVYARGATDDKGQAYAHVRGTELLLQAGPLPVNVKFLLEGEEEIGSPNLEAYLREHAQELKADVIVISDGSRFAPDVPTVTYGLRGLSYVEIHVQGANRDLHSGSYGGAAPNPIHALCQIISRLKDEQGRITIPGFYDGVEEPTPQEREMWAKLPHSDEAFARSIGVPALPGEAGYSTLERLWARPTLDVNGIWGGYQGEGSKTVIPAKAGAKVSMRLVPGQDPERITRLVQEYVPTLAPQGVQVEVRALHGGQPVKVDLDSPYVQAADRALRRVYGKPAAFARTGGSIPIVAAFRSLLGAPVLLVDFGLNEDAPHSPNESFALEDYHNGILTSAYLLQELGK
- a CDS encoding phosphoribosyltransferase family protein, translated to MRTYKVEVGNVTRELPVVPVAPGVSVALFNMLGDTEVTEAAGRELARRLPEGIDVLVTPEVKALSLAHVISRESGKPYIVIRKTQKPYMVDPIAREVVSITTGRPQLLVLDGFDVPKIRGKKVAIVDDVVSSGGTLHSLRQIIEEVGGEVAAVVAVFTEGQERPDVTALGHLPLFE
- a CDS encoding phosphoribosylglycinamide formyltransferase; this encodes MRLGFLASHGGSAARFLTGACRDGRLDAVPLALASNNSGSPALAWAREAGLRTAHLSSVKYPDPDALDAAIADFLQEAGVDTLVLSGYMKALGPRVLSAYAERLLNVHPSLLPRHGGRGMYGDRVHEAVLASGDAESGATVHLVTAGIDEGPVLAQRRVPVLPGDTVATLKARVQAVEGELLLQALRGLA